One segment of Pleomorphomonas sp. PLEO DNA contains the following:
- a CDS encoding carboxymuconolactone decarboxylase family protein yields the protein MVRIPQISPETATPEQLTLWRETEKTHAISNMKATLIHSPEALRAVLEWYPLFAKVKLFLGERLPVLFCNAISRANHCQLCSLFMRRAIVSWGEDPDHLKLDEREQAVVDFGRQLAVDPNAVSDDLFAKLKKYFSDAEIVDLTAFGALMIVNNVFNSALKVDIDTALDPFKVAPEVLFA from the coding sequence ATGGTGCGCATACCGCAGATTTCGCCTGAGACCGCCACGCCTGAGCAGTTGACGCTCTGGCGCGAAACCGAAAAGACCCACGCCATCTCCAACATGAAGGCAACGCTGATCCATTCACCTGAGGCGCTGCGCGCCGTACTGGAGTGGTACCCGCTGTTCGCCAAGGTCAAGCTATTCCTGGGCGAGCGCTTGCCGGTGCTGTTCTGTAACGCCATTTCGCGGGCCAATCACTGCCAACTCTGTTCGCTGTTCATGCGGCGCGCCATCGTGTCATGGGGCGAGGATCCCGATCATCTCAAGCTGGATGAGCGCGAGCAAGCGGTCGTCGATTTCGGCCGCCAGTTGGCCGTCGACCCCAACGCGGTTTCCGACGATCTGTTCGCCAAGCTGAAAAAATACTTCTCGGACGCTGAGATCGTCGACCTCACGGCCTTCGGCGCGCTGATGATCGTCAACAACGTCTTCAACAGCGCGCTCAAGGTCGACATCGACACGGCGCTGGATCCCTTCAAAGTCGCGCCGGAAGTTCTGTTTGCGTGA
- the recN gene encoding DNA repair protein RecN, whose protein sequence is MLQTLAIRDIVLIERLEIAFSDGLTVLTGETGAGKSILLDALSLALGGRGDAGLVRHGADQGQVTAVFDLAVGHPARALLVENDLDDEGDVIVRRVQTADGRTRAFVNDRTVSANFLRQLGAALVEIHGQHDDRALVDPAIHRGLIDAFGGLEPDVKTVATAHRAWRDAEKALADLERRIADARREGDYLRASVEELQKLAPESGEETSLAERRQEMMRAEKVAVDLREAYDHLNGSGSPVPELSGLLRRLERKGEVAALAGPALQSISTALDALEDARSIFEAALRAADFDPSELERTEERLFAIRAAARKYSVLPDELGALSARMASDLADLDAGEDRLNALAGAATTARTTYDRLAAKLSAAREKAARQLEDAVAAELPALKLERARFIVNQLADPETRTADGIDTLEFWVQTNPGTRPGPMMKVASGGELSRFLLALKVSLADKGSASTLVFDEIDTGVGGAVAEAIGTRLARLARKVQVLSVTHAPQVAARADHHFLIAKDSVDDGARVATSVSRLPDGHRREEIARMLAGSRITEEARAAAERLLKGH, encoded by the coding sequence ATGCTTCAGACGCTCGCAATCCGCGACATCGTTTTGATCGAGCGGCTTGAGATCGCCTTCTCCGACGGTCTGACCGTGCTGACCGGCGAGACCGGCGCCGGCAAGTCCATCCTGCTCGACGCGCTGTCGCTCGCCCTCGGCGGGCGTGGCGACGCCGGTCTCGTGCGGCATGGCGCCGACCAGGGGCAGGTCACCGCCGTTTTCGATCTCGCCGTCGGCCACCCGGCCCGCGCCCTCCTCGTGGAGAACGATCTGGACGACGAAGGCGACGTCATCGTCCGGCGCGTTCAGACCGCCGACGGCCGAACCCGCGCCTTCGTCAACGATCGCACCGTTTCCGCCAACTTTCTGCGTCAGCTCGGCGCCGCGTTGGTCGAAATCCACGGCCAGCACGACGACCGGGCCCTGGTCGATCCCGCCATCCACCGTGGCCTGATCGACGCCTTCGGCGGCCTTGAGCCCGACGTTAAGACCGTTGCCACCGCTCACCGTGCCTGGCGCGACGCCGAGAAGGCGCTCGCCGACCTCGAACGCCGCATCGCCGATGCCCGCCGGGAAGGCGACTATCTGCGCGCCTCCGTCGAGGAATTGCAAAAGCTCGCCCCCGAGTCGGGCGAGGAAACCTCGCTCGCCGAGCGCCGGCAGGAGATGATGCGGGCCGAGAAGGTCGCCGTCGACTTGCGCGAAGCCTACGACCATCTCAACGGCTCGGGATCGCCGGTGCCGGAACTCTCCGGCCTGTTGCGACGGCTTGAGCGCAAAGGCGAAGTGGCGGCGCTGGCCGGCCCGGCCTTGCAGTCGATCTCCACCGCCCTCGACGCGCTGGAAGATGCCCGCTCGATCTTTGAGGCGGCCCTCCGCGCCGCCGACTTCGATCCGTCAGAGCTGGAGCGCACCGAAGAGCGCCTGTTCGCCATCCGCGCCGCCGCCCGCAAATATTCGGTGCTGCCCGACGAGTTGGGCGCACTCTCCGCCCGCATGGCCTCCGACCTTGCTGACCTCGACGCCGGCGAGGATCGCTTGAACGCATTGGCCGGCGCGGCAACCACGGCGCGGACGACCTACGACCGTCTCGCCGCCAAGCTTTCCGCCGCCCGCGAGAAAGCCGCCCGCCAGTTGGAAGACGCCGTCGCCGCCGAGCTGCCGGCCCTGAAGCTCGAACGCGCCCGCTTCATCGTCAACCAGCTCGCCGATCCGGAAACGCGCACCGCCGACGGCATCGATACGCTGGAATTCTGGGTGCAGACCAACCCCGGCACCCGGCCTGGGCCAATGATGAAGGTGGCTTCCGGCGGCGAGCTCAGCCGCTTCCTGCTCGCCCTCAAGGTATCGCTGGCCGACAAGGGATCGGCCTCGACATTGGTGTTCGACGAGATCGACACCGGCGTCGGTGGCGCGGTCGCCGAGGCGATCGGCACCCGCCTCGCCCGACTCGCCCGCAAGGTTCAGGTGCTCTCGGTGACCCACGCGCCGCAAGTGGCTGCCCGCGCCGACCACCACTTCCTGATTGCGAAAGACAGCGTCGACGACGGCGCCCGCGTCGCCACCTCGGTGTCGCGCCTACCCGACGGCCACCGCCGCGAGGAGATCGCCCGCATGCTGGCCGGCAGCCGCATCACAGAGGAAGCCCGCGCCGCCGCCGAGCGGTTGCTCAAGGGCCACTAA
- the lpxC gene encoding UDP-3-O-acyl-N-acetylglucosamine deacetylase — protein MRTSFGKQTTLSESVQFSGAGVHSGKPATIVLHPAEADRGIVFIRTDGEEVEMAARYDNVVATELCTMIGIGGRTIATIEHLMAALAASGVDNVIVEIDGPEMPIADGCSATFIEMIAEAGLRRLSAPRKLLRVVKPVRLQVGDALLEFLPFDGTRYDVTIDFANPLIGRQAYVLDLSPRTFARDIARARTFGFMSDVEKLWKMGFALGSSLENSVAIGDDRILNPEGLRWSDEFARHKTLDAVGDLSLIGMPFIGHFRSYKGGHKLNWMAVKALVADTDAFEIVHDPVANREAAGGILQAAALAPSRD, from the coding sequence ATGCGAACGTCCTTCGGCAAGCAGACCACCCTCAGCGAAAGCGTCCAGTTCTCCGGTGCCGGCGTGCACTCCGGAAAACCGGCGACCATCGTTCTGCATCCCGCCGAGGCGGATCGCGGCATCGTCTTCATTCGCACCGATGGCGAAGAGGTCGAGATGGCAGCCCGTTACGATAACGTGGTGGCCACCGAACTCTGCACCATGATCGGCATCGGCGGCCGCACCATCGCCACCATCGAGCACCTGATGGCGGCACTTGCAGCTTCGGGCGTCGATAATGTCATCGTGGAAATCGACGGCCCCGAGATGCCCATCGCCGATGGTTGCTCGGCCACCTTCATCGAGATGATCGCCGAAGCCGGCCTGCGTCGCCTCTCCGCGCCGCGCAAGCTGCTGCGCGTCGTCAAGCCCGTGCGCCTCCAGGTCGGCGACGCCCTGCTCGAGTTCCTGCCCTTCGATGGCACCCGCTACGACGTGACCATCGATTTCGCCAACCCGCTGATCGGCCGCCAAGCTTACGTGCTCGACCTCAGCCCGCGGACTTTTGCCCGCGACATCGCCCGCGCCCGTACTTTCGGCTTCATGTCCGATGTCGAGAAGCTCTGGAAGATGGGCTTCGCCCTCGGCTCCTCGCTGGAAAATTCGGTGGCGATCGGCGATGACCGCATCCTCAACCCCGAGGGTCTGCGCTGGTCCGACGAATTCGCCCGCCACAAGACGCTTGACGCGGTCGGCGACCTGTCGCTGATCGGCATGCCCTTCATCGGCCATTTCCGGTCCTACAAGGGCGGTCACAAGCTCAACTGGATGGCCGTCAAGGCGCTCGTCGCCGACACCGATGCCTTCGAGATCGTCCACGATCCCGTGGCGAACCGCGAAGCGGCGGGCGGCATCCTCCAGGCCGCGGCGCTGGCGCCCTCACGAGACTGA
- a CDS encoding outer membrane protein assembly factor BamD — MRQSFVRVAAVLVLLGGATALVGCSSDEPLAPFVEIPAEQSYNAGIAYLRQGDYANATKKFAEVDEQHPYSEWARKSLIMTTYTNYTRGNFTEAITQAQRYLTLYPGSEDAAYAQWMIAQSYFNQMPDITRDQKLTQQAMQAMQELVDRYPDSPYAAEGRKRLDIAKDQLAGKEMEVGRFYLTRDQYIGAINRFKTVVQEYQTTRHIEEALERLTEAYYAMGLVDEAQTAAAVLGHNYPDSRWYKDAYKLLSTNGLEPRENTNSWISKAFKAAML, encoded by the coding sequence ATGAGGCAGAGTTTCGTTCGTGTCGCCGCCGTGCTCGTTCTCCTCGGAGGCGCCACCGCCCTTGTCGGTTGTTCTTCCGACGAGCCGCTGGCACCCTTCGTGGAGATTCCCGCCGAACAGTCCTACAACGCCGGCATCGCTTACCTGCGGCAGGGCGACTACGCGAACGCCACCAAGAAATTCGCTGAGGTCGACGAGCAGCACCCCTATTCGGAATGGGCGCGCAAGTCCCTCATCATGACCACCTACACCAATTATACGCGCGGCAACTTCACCGAGGCCATCACCCAGGCCCAGCGCTATCTGACGCTCTACCCAGGCTCGGAAGACGCCGCCTATGCGCAGTGGATGATCGCGCAGTCCTACTTCAACCAGATGCCCGACATCACCCGCGATCAGAAGCTGACGCAGCAAGCCATGCAGGCGATGCAGGAACTGGTCGATCGTTACCCCGACAGCCCCTATGCCGCCGAGGGTCGCAAGCGCCTCGACATCGCCAAGGACCAGCTCGCCGGCAAGGAAATGGAAGTCGGTCGCTTTTATCTCACGCGCGACCAGTACATCGGCGCCATCAACCGCTTCAAGACAGTGGTGCAGGAATACCAGACAACGCGTCACATCGAGGAAGCGCTGGAGCGCCTGACGGAAGCCTATTACGCCATGGGCCTCGTCGATGAGGCGCAGACGGCCGCCGCCGTCCTCGGCCACAACTATCCTGACAGCCGTTGGTACAAGGATGCCTATAAGCTCCTGTCCACCAACGGTCTTGAGCCGCGCGAGAACACCAACTCGTGGATCTCGAAGGCATTCAAAGCCGCCATGCTCTGA
- a CDS encoding aminopeptidase P family protein has translation MFQTFDNVNDPSQGKARLSALRGELTIRGLKGFLVPLADEHQGEYIPAAARRLLWLTGFAGSAGLAIILKDRAAIFVDGRYTLQVREQVDLAVIEPHHLIEEPPHDWLKTVVGKGDRIGFDPWLMTAAEVARFETALAAVGAEFVAIDGNPVDAVWADRPEPPKGRVSLFPETLAGESAEQKLARLAEVIGKAGADAAILTRPDSIAWAFNIRGQDVPHTPEALSFAILRRDGRPALFIDGAKLDNAVRDRLEQIAAVEPPTAFASALSALGGAVLVDKASAAFEVVRRIEAGGGKVVAGADPVLLPKALKNPTELQGIRAAHLRDGVAMVRFLAWVDREAPKGELDEIAVTKKLEDFRRDTGALRDISFDTIAGAGPNAAIPHYHVSTASNRKVEPNGILLVDSGAQYEDGTTDITRTMIVGTPTEEMIDRFTRVLIGNIRLTLARFPKGTSGAHLDALAREKLWEAGLDFDHGTGHGVGHYLSVHEGPGRIAKTGHVPLEPGMLMSNEPGYYKANAWGIRIENLVIVTAPEAIEGGERPMMGFETVTLCPIDRRLIRPSMMTERERIWLDAYHTEVRDKLLPLVPDKADQAWLVAATAPLSH, from the coding sequence GTGTTTCAGACATTCGATAACGTCAACGATCCCAGCCAAGGCAAGGCGCGATTGTCCGCCCTGAGGGGCGAGCTCACGATCCGAGGCCTCAAGGGTTTCCTGGTGCCGCTCGCCGACGAGCATCAGGGCGAATACATTCCCGCCGCCGCTCGCCGCCTGCTCTGGTTGACCGGATTCGCCGGTTCGGCCGGCCTTGCCATTATTCTGAAGGACCGCGCCGCCATCTTCGTCGACGGCCGCTATACGCTCCAGGTGCGCGAGCAGGTCGACCTCGCCGTCATTGAACCGCACCATCTCATCGAGGAGCCGCCGCACGACTGGCTGAAGACCGTGGTCGGCAAGGGCGACCGCATCGGCTTCGATCCCTGGCTGATGACCGCCGCCGAAGTCGCCCGTTTCGAAACCGCGCTGGCCGCCGTCGGTGCCGAATTCGTCGCCATCGACGGCAATCCGGTCGACGCCGTCTGGGCCGACCGGCCAGAGCCGCCCAAGGGCCGGGTGTCGCTGTTCCCCGAAACACTCGCCGGCGAAAGCGCCGAACAGAAGCTCGCCCGCCTCGCCGAGGTGATCGGTAAAGCCGGAGCCGACGCCGCCATTTTGACGCGCCCTGATTCGATTGCCTGGGCCTTCAACATTCGTGGGCAAGACGTGCCGCACACGCCAGAAGCGCTGTCCTTCGCCATCCTGCGCCGTGACGGCCGCCCTGCCCTGTTCATCGACGGCGCCAAACTCGACAACGCCGTCCGCGATCGGCTGGAACAGATCGCCGCCGTAGAACCGCCCACCGCCTTCGCATCGGCGCTGTCGGCCCTCGGCGGCGCGGTGCTGGTCGACAAGGCCTCGGCCGCCTTCGAGGTGGTGCGTCGCATCGAGGCTGGTGGCGGCAAGGTGGTGGCCGGCGCCGATCCCGTCCTGTTGCCGAAGGCGCTCAAGAACCCCACCGAACTCCAAGGCATCCGCGCCGCCCATCTCCGCGACGGCGTCGCCATGGTGCGCTTCCTCGCCTGGGTCGATCGCGAGGCGCCGAAAGGCGAACTCGACGAGATCGCCGTGACCAAGAAGCTCGAGGATTTCCGCCGCGACACCGGCGCGCTGCGCGACATCTCCTTCGACACCATCGCCGGTGCCGGCCCCAATGCCGCCATCCCGCATTATCACGTCAGCACCGCCTCCAACCGCAAGGTAGAGCCGAACGGCATCCTGCTGGTCGATTCGGGCGCCCAGTATGAGGACGGCACCACCGACATCACCCGCACCATGATCGTCGGCACCCCCACCGAGGAGATGATCGACCGCTTCACCCGCGTGCTGATCGGCAACATCCGCCTGACGCTCGCCCGCTTCCCCAAGGGAACCAGCGGCGCCCATCTCGACGCCCTTGCCCGCGAAAAGCTGTGGGAAGCCGGCCTCGACTTCGATCACGGCACCGGCCACGGCGTCGGTCATTATCTGTCCGTCCACGAGGGCCCGGGCCGTATTGCCAAAACCGGTCACGTGCCGCTTGAACCGGGCATGCTGATGTCCAACGAGCCCGGCTACTACAAGGCCAACGCCTGGGGCATCCGTATCGAGAATCTGGTCATCGTCACCGCGCCCGAAGCGATCGAGGGTGGCGAACGGCCGATGATGGGCTTTGAAACGGTGACGCTCTGCCCGATCGATCGTCGCCTGATCCGGCCGTCGATGATGACCGAGCGCGAGCGTATCTGGCTCGACGCTTATCATACCGAGGTCCGCGATAAGCTGCTGCCGCTTGTCCCCGATAAGGCCGACCAGGCCTGGCTCGTAGCGGCCACGGCGCCACTTTCTCACTGA